The Psychromonas sp. MME1 genome window below encodes:
- a CDS encoding ATP-grasp domain-containing protein, translated as MKQKAILILGGSNDQLFMINTAHSMGLLTVVVDGNPEAPGLKIADYAQAINFSNTQDVIAYCQELIANKVNLAGILTMGSDVPHLLASIAKPFSWVAPSFETAEITTNKFLMKEKFAQHNIAIPQYALITNSEEIDTFWQAWQCQSIIIKPIDAAGSKGVSICSDKNSIKDLYMHAQQNSKSGKVLIEEYIEGNQISTETIIYNGKCYHPGFADRVYNDTRHFYPYIMENGGWQPSAIKDEKYDEICALIEKVVDTLKINNGVLKGDVVYSTKYNKAMIIEVASRLSGGDFSASLVPLAHDINYIKSAIQIALSEPVDLSELTPKTNNVVANRYFFLPPGKLTSIYGIEQAKQIPQLKKLEFNYQIGAEIPIIRNHGQRIGVFIIQADSYQHLQQLVDQVYDTITFAVDDIACNGHPKHYKVLQ; from the coding sequence ATGAAACAAAAAGCAATACTAATATTAGGCGGTAGCAATGATCAGCTGTTTATGATCAACACGGCCCATTCAATGGGCTTATTAACCGTAGTAGTTGACGGAAATCCAGAAGCTCCCGGACTAAAAATAGCCGATTATGCACAAGCAATTAATTTCAGTAACACTCAAGATGTCATCGCTTATTGTCAAGAACTCATCGCCAACAAGGTAAATCTAGCTGGCATATTAACGATGGGAAGCGATGTCCCTCATCTTCTTGCCAGCATAGCGAAACCATTTTCATGGGTAGCACCGAGCTTTGAAACAGCAGAAATTACTACTAATAAATTTTTAATGAAAGAGAAATTTGCCCAACATAATATTGCCATTCCACAATATGCACTCATCACAAATAGTGAGGAGATAGATACATTTTGGCAAGCTTGGCAATGCCAAAGTATTATCATTAAACCCATTGATGCAGCGGGATCTAAAGGAGTGAGTATTTGTAGTGATAAAAACAGCATAAAAGACCTTTATATGCATGCACAGCAAAACTCAAAGAGTGGTAAGGTACTTATCGAAGAATACATTGAAGGTAATCAAATAAGCACAGAAACTATTATTTATAATGGAAAATGTTATCACCCTGGTTTTGCAGATAGAGTTTATAATGATACTCGACATTTTTATCCTTATATTATGGAAAATGGGGGGTGGCAACCAAGTGCTATCAAAGATGAAAAATACGACGAGATATGTGCGCTTATCGAAAAAGTTGTGGATACATTAAAGATCAACAATGGTGTATTGAAAGGTGATGTAGTTTATTCAACTAAATATAATAAAGCGATGATTATTGAAGTAGCCTCTCGTTTAAGTGGCGGAGATTTTTCAGCAAGCCTAGTACCATTAGCCCACGATATTAATTATATTAAAAGTGCAATTCAAATTGCTTTAAGCGAACCTGTCGATTTATCTGAACTTACCCCTAAAACAAATAATGTAGTTGCTAATAGATACTTCTTTTTACCCCCAGGAAAATTAACTTCTATATACGGAATTGAGCAAGCCAAACAAATTCCACAACTAAAAAAGCTTGAATTTAATTACCAAATAGGCGCAGAAATCCCCATTATACGTAACCATGGGCAACGAATCGGCGTATTTATTATTCAAGCGGATAGCTACCAGCATTTACAGCAACTTGTTGACCAAGTATATGACACTATCACTTTTGCTGTTGACGACATAGCATGCAATGGTCATCCTAAACATTACAAAGTATTACAATGA
- a CDS encoding tetratricopeptide repeat protein produces the protein MQSQKLLLKLKQASAEAKKNNYIKSISLCKNIIKKEPKNIAAYKLLATNFIKLNRLDEVELTLKKVLKLITVEAEKQPLLHLLGCNYIHQEQHEKALTILEALFNQTGDSKVLLDIALAYSNLGQYENARAVYLKLIELEPNNDQAKFNLYPILLHLKEYQDAWVCFHSRLQRAEIKEQVHWFAPAWNGESLVGKNILIYPEQGIGDNLAYTGCFAEAIADANKTYIVCDNRLKALYQHNFPTANILSYADVNREQAVNGELDLQILAGSLSYLYRLSEQSFSKQRHLSIDNSLRESISIRLSKKRLRIGISWFHGRMNDGNKFSMYLEELLPLLKHEDIEWVNLQFGEYHQEIENIKAKHGITITHFEDCSAAGDFERYGALIANLDLVISASNAALMLASRLGIKSWMFLPTINQLNHPDSYLDSHWTKNCRLFYQNNDKDWGGVVQQFCDAIKLLK, from the coding sequence ATGCAGAGTCAAAAATTGTTGCTTAAATTAAAACAGGCCAGTGCGGAAGCTAAAAAAAACAACTATATAAAGTCCATCTCTTTATGCAAAAATATTATTAAAAAAGAACCGAAAAACATTGCCGCCTATAAGTTACTGGCAACCAATTTTATTAAATTAAATCGCCTTGATGAGGTAGAGTTAACCCTTAAAAAAGTGCTCAAATTAATTACTGTAGAAGCGGAAAAACAGCCCTTGCTGCATTTACTTGGTTGTAATTATATTCACCAAGAGCAGCACGAAAAAGCATTAACTATTCTAGAGGCTCTTTTCAATCAAACTGGCGATAGCAAAGTATTGCTAGATATTGCCTTGGCTTATTCAAATCTGGGCCAGTATGAAAATGCACGGGCAGTCTATTTAAAGTTAATCGAATTAGAGCCCAATAACGACCAAGCAAAATTTAATTTATATCCGATTCTTTTACATTTAAAAGAGTATCAAGATGCTTGGGTCTGCTTCCATAGTCGCTTACAACGTGCCGAAATTAAAGAACAAGTGCATTGGTTTGCGCCTGCATGGAATGGTGAGTCGCTCGTAGGTAAAAACATACTGATTTATCCAGAGCAGGGAATTGGTGATAATCTCGCCTATACGGGCTGTTTTGCAGAGGCGATTGCTGATGCTAATAAAACCTATATAGTTTGTGATAACCGTTTAAAAGCCTTATATCAACACAATTTTCCAACGGCAAATATTCTCTCCTACGCCGATGTCAATCGAGAGCAGGCGGTTAATGGGGAATTAGATTTACAAATTTTAGCGGGATCATTATCTTACCTTTATCGATTATCGGAACAATCATTTTCTAAACAGCGTCATTTAAGCATCGATAATAGTTTAAGGGAGTCAATTTCGATTCGCCTTTCCAAAAAAAGATTACGTATTGGTATATCATGGTTTCACGGCCGCATGAATGACGGTAACAAATTTTCAATGTACCTTGAAGAGTTATTGCCATTACTTAAGCACGAAGATATCGAATGGGTTAATTTACAATTTGGTGAATACCACCAAGAGATAGAAAATATCAAAGCGAAACATGGTATCACGATTACCCATTTTGAAGACTGTTCAGCAGCTGGGGACTTTGAGCGTTACGGTGCGTTAATTGCTAATTTAGATCTGGTCATTTCAGCTAGTAACGCCGCGTTAATGCTAGCGTCAAGGTTAGGCATTAAATCGTGGATGTTTTTGCCAACCATAAATCAGTTAAATCATCCTGATAGCTACCTCGATTCTCATTGGACTAAAAATTGCCGCCTTTTTTATCAAAATAATGATAAAGATTGGGGGGGAGTGGTTCAGCAATTTTGTGATGCGATTAAACTCTTGAAGTAA
- a CDS encoding 6-hydroxymethylpterin diphosphokinase MptE-like protein, which translates to MSSQLDPLMVKIQTQLLRATFLKNMAVLKTQMPTIYQYYQNYTPTKVQLGLDSHGHVNLISNGEYVYQEDPKLASQAQIDLFIRNPVQFDYEVYQNKDHQSKYEHERVIHRLFQKRRDELGVYSQFQLKAGDSVNFIAIIGSGLGYHIEGLFEKFAIRSAYVYEPEPDCFYAMLHTIDIEKLLTDCQRRGGEISFKIGGNENEFVNEIYKSFKRQGFFNIAQMYQYRHYLSDKTTDAFKKIKEVAYRYQSGWGFCEDEIIGISHTLTNISANKAATLLQHAKFQVKEQPVFIIGNGPSLDECLPFIKENQNNAIIISSGTSLKPLLNYGIKPDMHVEQERPMSIYQWVKKVGHEEVLKEIPLICLNTVYPGILSLFKQPYVMLKTGDAGTSFIHDHISDRYEELFYCNPTVTNASSAGAIAMGFKKLFLFGLDYGFKSQDEHHAKDSIYYKDIDHFKMHYDFKVPGNFVDEVLTIRTFDNSRGVLEMLLEQNRDVECVNCSDGARILLTTPCRVDALPAFPVIENKVQLISQHLASCFDNDYTIKHDLFAEFSDVMAYFDGYIETLLDMFNGVNNKEDLTQAFSAQYLFMNSVDAGKQRKLFHRFFCGSLNYLQTSIMSNLNNYHDEKARNRFIQFCVKEMSDHFIWLLADLKAHYNQPARA; encoded by the coding sequence ATGTCATCTCAGTTAGATCCATTAATGGTAAAAATTCAAACACAACTATTGCGTGCTACATTTTTAAAAAATATGGCGGTATTAAAGACTCAGATGCCGACTATTTATCAATATTATCAGAATTATACGCCGACCAAGGTGCAGTTAGGATTAGATAGTCATGGTCATGTAAATTTAATCAGCAATGGTGAGTATGTTTATCAAGAAGATCCTAAGCTAGCTAGCCAAGCACAGATTGACCTCTTTATTCGTAATCCAGTACAGTTTGATTATGAAGTTTACCAAAACAAAGATCATCAGAGTAAATATGAGCATGAACGTGTTATTCACAGACTATTTCAAAAACGTCGCGATGAATTAGGCGTTTATTCTCAATTTCAATTAAAAGCAGGCGACAGTGTTAATTTTATCGCGATTATCGGTAGTGGGCTTGGTTATCATATTGAAGGGTTGTTTGAAAAGTTTGCGATTCGTTCCGCTTATGTGTACGAACCTGAGCCAGATTGCTTTTATGCTATGTTGCATACGATTGATATTGAAAAATTATTAACTGATTGTCAGCGCCGTGGGGGGGAAATTAGTTTTAAAATTGGCGGCAATGAGAATGAATTTGTTAATGAAATTTATAAAAGTTTTAAGCGACAAGGGTTTTTCAATATAGCGCAAATGTATCAGTACCGTCATTATTTGAGTGATAAAACCACCGATGCCTTTAAAAAAATTAAAGAAGTTGCCTATCGTTATCAATCAGGTTGGGGGTTTTGTGAAGATGAAATCATTGGTATCTCCCATACATTAACCAATATTTCTGCTAATAAAGCGGCGACGTTATTACAACATGCCAAATTTCAAGTCAAAGAGCAGCCCGTGTTTATTATTGGTAACGGCCCCTCGCTCGATGAGTGCTTACCCTTTATTAAAGAGAACCAAAACAACGCGATTATTATTTCCTCGGGGACGTCGTTAAAGCCGTTGCTTAACTACGGCATAAAGCCTGATATGCACGTTGAACAAGAGAGACCGATGTCGATTTACCAATGGGTAAAAAAAGTGGGGCATGAAGAGGTGCTAAAGGAGATACCGCTGATTTGTTTAAATACGGTTTATCCCGGTATTCTCTCGCTCTTTAAGCAGCCCTATGTGATGTTAAAAACCGGAGATGCCGGCACCAGTTTTATTCATGATCATATTTCCGATAGATATGAAGAACTCTTTTATTGTAACCCAACCGTCACCAATGCCTCTAGTGCAGGGGCGATTGCAATGGGCTTTAAAAAATTATTTCTGTTTGGTCTCGATTATGGATTTAAATCGCAAGATGAACATCACGCTAAGGACAGTATTTATTATAAAGATATTGACCATTTTAAGATGCACTATGATTTTAAAGTTCCTGGGAATTTTGTTGACGAGGTATTAACCATCAGAACCTTTGATAACTCTCGTGGCGTGTTAGAGATGTTACTTGAACAGAACAGAGATGTTGAATGTGTTAATTGCAGTGATGGCGCTCGAATATTGTTGACGACACCCTGTCGCGTTGATGCTTTACCTGCATTTCCCGTAATAGAGAATAAAGTGCAACTCATTAGTCAGCATCTTGCTAGTTGTTTTGATAATGATTACACGATAAAGCATGATTTATTTGCAGAATTTAGTGATGTTATGGCTTACTTTGATGGGTATATCGAGACATTACTAGACATGTTCAATGGGGTTAACAATAAAGAGGATTTAACGCAGGCTTTTTCGGCACAGTATCTATTCATGAACAGTGTTGATGCGGGCAAGCAGAGAAAATTATTTCACCGTTTTTTTTGCGGCTCTTTAAACTATTTGCAAACCAGCATTATGAGCAACCTTAATAATTATCACGATGAAAAAGCACGTAATCGGTTTATTCAATTTTGTGTTAAAGAGATGAGCGACCATTTTATTTGGCTATTAGCTGATCTTAAAGCACACTACAATCAACCAGCAAGAGCCTAG